A single window of Pectobacterium parmentieri DNA harbors:
- a CDS encoding multidrug/biocide efflux PACE transporter codes for MQNKTSKTIRERLYHAVGFELIALMICAPAGAWLLNKPLFDMGALAIMLSSVAMIWNMIYNSIFDRLWPADRVKRRLPIRVAHALGFEGGFILIGLPLAAWMLNITLWQALMVEIGFFLFFLPYTVAYNWAYDTLRERIMNRRRDVRQVSANSRLR; via the coding sequence ATGCAAAATAAAACCAGCAAAACCATACGTGAACGTTTGTACCATGCGGTGGGCTTTGAGCTGATTGCGTTGATGATCTGTGCGCCAGCGGGTGCCTGGCTGCTCAATAAGCCGCTCTTCGATATGGGGGCACTAGCCATTATGCTGTCCAGTGTCGCGATGATCTGGAATATGATCTACAACTCGATATTCGATCGCTTATGGCCTGCGGATCGCGTTAAACGTCGGTTGCCGATCCGCGTCGCACATGCGCTGGGGTTTGAAGGCGGCTTTATCCTGATTGGTCTGCCGCTGGCGGCGTGGATGCTGAATATCACGCTGTGGCAGGCGTTGATGGTGGAGATCGGCTTCTTCCTGTTCTTCCTGCCTTACACTGTGGCGTATAACTGGGCCTACGATACATTGCGGGAACGCATTATGAACCGCCGTCGCGACGTTCGTCAGGTGTCGGCGAACTCCCGTCTGCGTTAA
- the norR gene encoding nitric oxide reductase transcriptional regulator NorR, whose amino-acid sequence MTLSINALARIAIELQMGLSNQDRFQRLINSLRQLLRCDASALLRYENQLFRPLAIDGLAPDVLGRRFRLSDHPRLEAIARAGDVVRFPADSHLPDPYDGLIPSQEDLKVHACVGLPLFANQNLIGALTVDGMDPCQFDHFSDEELRLVGAMAAAALSNALLMERLERQLPAPVRAESPAAESVEEMVGLSEPMQRLKKEVNIVAGSDLNVLIMGETGVGKELVARAIHHGSSRANHPLVYLNCAALPESVAESELFGHVKGAFTGAIHHRTGKFEMADNGTLFLDEIGELSLTLQAKLLRVLQYGDLQRVGDDSSLKVNVRVLAATNRDLRQAVLDGAFRADLFHRLSVFPLSVPPLRERSQDVALLAGFFCERSRVQLGLVRLALTAEAGALLERYDWPGNVRELEHSIYRATVLARAGQESGEVLLGPEHFNLELPSQPVYSIASSNAIETVPAYFISGGLREATDDYQRRIIQQTLARHQGNWSSCARELEMDGGNLHRLAKRLGIK is encoded by the coding sequence ATGACGCTTTCCATTAACGCTCTTGCCCGCATCGCTATCGAACTGCAAATGGGGTTGTCGAATCAGGATCGTTTTCAGCGTTTGATCAACAGCCTGCGCCAACTGTTGCGCTGCGATGCGTCGGCGCTGCTGCGTTACGAAAATCAGCTATTCCGCCCGCTGGCGATCGATGGTCTGGCACCGGACGTGCTGGGGCGACGCTTTCGCCTGTCCGATCATCCTCGGTTAGAGGCGATTGCTCGTGCCGGTGACGTGGTGCGTTTTCCGGCGGACAGCCACCTTCCCGATCCGTATGACGGTCTGATCCCCAGCCAAGAGGATCTTAAGGTACACGCCTGCGTTGGCCTGCCGCTATTTGCCAATCAGAACCTGATCGGTGCGCTGACCGTGGACGGCATGGACCCGTGTCAGTTCGATCATTTTAGCGATGAAGAACTGCGGCTGGTAGGAGCGATGGCGGCGGCGGCGCTGAGCAATGCGCTGCTGATGGAGCGTCTTGAGCGGCAGTTGCCCGCGCCGGTACGCGCTGAAAGCCCAGCGGCGGAAAGCGTGGAGGAAATGGTTGGCCTGTCGGAGCCGATGCAGCGGTTGAAGAAAGAAGTGAATATCGTCGCAGGTTCCGATCTGAATGTGCTGATCATGGGGGAAACTGGCGTCGGTAAAGAGTTGGTGGCGCGGGCGATCCATCATGGCTCCAGTCGCGCGAATCATCCTTTGGTCTATCTAAACTGCGCTGCGCTGCCCGAATCGGTGGCCGAGAGTGAACTGTTTGGTCATGTGAAAGGGGCGTTTACCGGTGCGATTCACCATCGAACCGGTAAGTTTGAAATGGCGGATAACGGCACGCTGTTTCTGGATGAGATTGGCGAGCTGTCGTTAACGCTACAGGCGAAGCTGCTACGCGTCTTGCAGTACGGCGATCTACAGCGCGTGGGGGATGACAGCAGCCTGAAAGTGAATGTGCGCGTGCTGGCGGCGACCAACCGAGACCTGCGGCAAGCGGTATTGGATGGCGCTTTCCGCGCCGATTTATTCCACCGGTTGAGCGTGTTCCCGCTGTCTGTACCACCGCTGCGTGAGCGCAGTCAGGATGTGGCGCTGCTGGCAGGTTTCTTCTGTGAACGTAGCCGCGTGCAGTTGGGATTAGTGCGTTTGGCGCTGACTGCAGAAGCGGGCGCGCTGCTGGAGCGGTACGATTGGCCGGGGAATGTACGTGAACTGGAACATTCCATTTACCGCGCCACCGTACTGGCGAGAGCGGGACAGGAATCGGGCGAGGTGCTTTTAGGCCCTGAGCATTTTAATCTCGAACTGCCCTCCCAGCCGGTTTATTCAATAGCATCGTCGAATGCTATTGAGACAGTGCCCGCGTATTTCATCAGCGGTGGCCTGAGGGAGGCAACGGATGATTATCAGCGTCGGATTATCCAACAAACGTTGGCACGCCACCAAGGCAACTGGTCATCCTGCGCCAGAGAATTGGAAATGGACGGCGGAAACCTGCATCGTCTGGCGAAGCGACTGGGCATCAAATAA
- the norV gene encoding anaerobic nitric oxide reductase flavorubredoxin, with translation MTIHVKNNIHWVGQRDWEVRDFHGTEYKTLQGSSYNSYLIREEKTVLIDTVDHKFSREFVQNLMAEVDLNTIDYIVINHAEEDHAGALSELMARIPNTPIYCTYNAIDSITGHHHHPEWNFHTVKTGDTLDIGNGKQLIFIETPMLHWPDSMMTYMTEDAVLFSNDAFGQHYCDEHLFNDEVDQTELFEQCQRYFANILTPFSRLVTAKIHEVLGFNLPLSMVATSHGVVWRDDPAQIIHLYLKWADSYQEDRITLFYDTMSNNTRMMADAIAQGINDVDPGVAVKIYNVARHDKNEILTQVFRSKGVLVGSSTMNNVMMPKVAAMLEEITGLRFQNKKASAFGSYGWNGGAVDRVQTRLMDAGFETTLALKTKWRPDGSALEICREHGREIARQWALHPLDDTPARRVISPTKQVAAPQTAAAVSAPAESACGCSEVAAPSSTAQPAATSESGCMQCSVCQWIYDPALGEPMQDVTPGTMWSDVPDSFLCPECGLGKDVFNPIR, from the coding sequence ATGACGATTCACGTTAAGAACAACATCCACTGGGTTGGACAACGCGACTGGGAAGTCCGTGATTTTCACGGCACGGAATACAAAACGTTGCAAGGCAGCAGCTATAACAGCTACCTGATCCGCGAAGAGAAAACCGTACTGATCGATACCGTCGATCACAAATTCAGCCGTGAATTTGTGCAGAATCTGATGGCGGAAGTGGATCTGAACACGATTGATTATATCGTGATCAACCATGCCGAAGAGGATCACGCCGGGGCGCTGAGCGAACTGATGGCGCGTATTCCCAACACGCCAATTTACTGCACCTACAACGCGATCGATTCCATTACCGGCCATCACCACCATCCTGAGTGGAATTTCCACACGGTCAAAACCGGTGACACGCTGGATATTGGCAACGGCAAGCAGTTGATCTTTATCGAAACACCGATGCTGCACTGGCCGGACAGCATGATGACCTACATGACCGAGGATGCCGTGCTGTTCAGCAACGATGCATTCGGCCAGCACTACTGCGATGAGCACCTGTTTAATGACGAGGTGGATCAAACCGAACTGTTCGAACAGTGCCAGCGCTATTTCGCCAATATCTTGACGCCGTTCAGCCGTCTGGTAACCGCCAAGATCCACGAAGTGCTGGGCTTCAACCTGCCACTGTCGATGGTTGCCACCTCACACGGCGTGGTATGGCGTGACGACCCTGCCCAGATCATCCATCTGTATCTGAAGTGGGCAGACAGCTATCAGGAAGATCGCATCACGCTGTTTTACGACACCATGTCCAATAACACCCGCATGATGGCCGACGCTATTGCGCAAGGTATCAACGATGTCGACCCCGGCGTTGCAGTAAAAATCTATAACGTCGCCCGCCACGACAAGAACGAGATTCTGACGCAGGTCTTCCGCTCGAAAGGTGTGCTCGTCGGTTCATCCACCATGAATAACGTGATGATGCCAAAGGTCGCTGCCATGCTGGAAGAGATCACCGGCCTGCGTTTCCAAAACAAGAAAGCTTCGGCGTTCGGTAGCTACGGCTGGAACGGCGGTGCGGTAGACCGCGTTCAAACCCGTCTGATGGACGCCGGTTTTGAAACTACACTGGCGCTGAAAACCAAGTGGCGTCCTGACGGCTCAGCGCTGGAAATTTGCCGCGAACACGGCCGCGAAATTGCCCGCCAGTGGGCGCTGCATCCGCTGGATGATACGCCTGCCCGTCGCGTCATTTCCCCCACAAAACAGGTCGCCGCACCGCAAACCGCAGCCGCTGTGAGCGCCCCTGCCGAAAGCGCTTGTGGCTGTAGTGAAGTGGCTGCGCCATCATCAACAGCACAGCCAGCAGCCACGTCAGAAAGCGGCTGTATGCAGTGCAGCGTATGCCAGTGGATCTACGATCCGGCACTCGGCGAGCCAATGCAGGATGTCACGCCTGGCACCATGTGGTCTGACGTACCCGACAGCTTCCTCTGCCCGGAATGTGGACTGGGTAAAGACGTTTTCAATCCGATTCGCTAA
- the ribB gene encoding 3,4-dihydroxy-2-butanone-4-phosphate synthase: MNQTLLSEFGNPTERVERALDALRHGRGVLVLDDEDRENEGDMIFSAENMTVEQMALTIRHGSGIVCLCLTEERRQQLDLPMMVEKNSSHYQTAFTVTIEAAEGVTTGVSAGDRLTTIRAAIADNAKPSDLNRPGHVFPLRAQPGGVLTRGGHTEATVDLMTLAGLKPSGVLCELTNDDGSMAHAPEVIAFAKQHDMLVLTIEDLVAYRIAAERKAS, encoded by the coding sequence ATGAATCAGACATTACTTTCTGAATTTGGCAATCCTACCGAACGCGTAGAACGCGCACTTGATGCATTGCGTCATGGCCGCGGTGTGCTGGTGCTGGATGATGAAGATCGTGAAAACGAAGGTGATATGATCTTCTCCGCTGAAAACATGACCGTTGAACAAATGGCGCTGACGATCCGTCACGGCAGTGGCATTGTGTGCCTGTGCCTGACGGAAGAGCGTCGCCAGCAGTTGGACTTGCCGATGATGGTGGAGAAGAATTCCAGCCATTACCAAACGGCGTTCACCGTAACCATCGAAGCCGCCGAAGGCGTGACGACGGGGGTTTCCGCTGGAGATCGCTTGACCACCATTCGTGCTGCGATTGCGGATAATGCGAAGCCGAGCGATCTGAATCGCCCTGGTCATGTGTTCCCGTTGCGCGCCCAGCCGGGTGGCGTATTAACGCGCGGTGGTCACACGGAAGCAACGGTTGATCTGATGACGCTGGCGGGCCTGAAGCCGTCTGGCGTACTGTGTGAACTGACGAACGATGATGGCTCAATGGCGCACGCGCCGGAAGTGATCGCGTTTGCCAAACAGCACGACATGCTGGTGCTGACGATCGAAGATCTGGTCGCTTACCGCATTGCGGCAGAGCGCAAAGCTAGCTGA
- the tehB gene encoding SAM-dependent methyltransferase TehB, protein MQDLICYKKMPQWNSQTLPAAFQEKHNTQEGTWAKLTVLKGEMTFSMLTEDGDTLETFHFTEQNQPPFVEPQAWHRIVSFSDDLECQLSFFCSAEDFYHKKYGLTRTHSEVINAVQHIKPGKTLDLGCGGGRNSLYLNLRGFDVTACDKHEQSIDSLNNIIKSEALDNIRAGVYNINLAEIKEQYDFILSTVVLMFLERDRIPHIISNMQDSTVDGGYNLIIAAMSTEDCPCPMPFSFTFKEDELKNYYADWEILKYNEDMGELHKTDAQGNRIKLRFATLLARKP, encoded by the coding sequence ATGCAAGATCTCATTTGTTATAAGAAGATGCCACAGTGGAACAGCCAGACGCTGCCTGCCGCGTTTCAGGAAAAGCACAACACGCAGGAAGGTACCTGGGCAAAACTGACCGTGCTGAAAGGGGAAATGACCTTTTCTATGCTGACCGAAGATGGTGATACGCTGGAGACATTCCACTTCACCGAGCAGAACCAGCCGCCGTTTGTGGAGCCACAGGCGTGGCACCGCATCGTATCGTTCTCTGACGATCTTGAGTGTCAGCTTAGCTTTTTCTGTTCGGCGGAAGATTTCTACCATAAAAAATACGGCCTGACGCGTACCCATTCCGAAGTAATCAACGCAGTGCAGCACATCAAGCCAGGCAAAACGCTGGATTTAGGCTGTGGCGGCGGGCGTAACTCGCTGTATCTGAACCTGCGCGGATTTGATGTGACCGCCTGTGATAAACACGAGCAAAGCATTGATTCGCTGAATAACATTATCAAGAGCGAAGCACTGGATAACATCCGGGCGGGCGTTTACAACATCAATCTGGCAGAAATCAAAGAGCAATACGACTTCATCCTGTCGACCGTCGTATTGATGTTCCTGGAACGCGACCGTATTCCGCACATCATCAGCAATATGCAAGACAGCACGGTTGATGGCGGCTATAACCTGATTATCGCCGCGATGTCGACGGAAGATTGTCCGTGCCCGATGCCCTTCTCGTTTACCTTTAAAGAAGACGAGTTGAAGAACTATTACGCCGATTGGGAAATCCTTAAATACAACGAGGACATGGGCGAACTACACAAGACAGATGCGCAGGGTAATCGCATCAAGCTACGTTTCGCGACGCTGCTGGCAAGAAAACCCTAA
- a CDS encoding LysR family transcriptional regulator translates to MRYSPESLLAFITTVDAGSFSAAARRLHKSQSTISAAIANLETDLGLTLFDRSGHQPVLTLAGRKVLSHVQAILSASEELDELAIRLADHIEPRLTFVLSDIWQATHYEPVIQRFAHNFPDIEFECLVAEGDDVIDLLQMDRAHVGLLRAQTDYPPDIAAARLQVKTEMAVFVSAAHPLATEKTVTRSQLATIRQLYLNTYKRSDRPQPEGIVWSAPSYLMLLEMAQQGHGWSILPRWLVAQYDRQKLVELPVAGWPQWIDVDVVWSKPHPPGPAGLWMIDNLLAQQESTPS, encoded by the coding sequence ATGCGGTATTCACCAGAATCCTTGCTGGCTTTTATCACCACCGTTGATGCAGGCTCGTTTTCTGCCGCCGCTCGACGATTACATAAAAGCCAGTCCACCATCAGCGCCGCGATAGCGAATTTGGAAACCGATCTGGGGCTGACGCTATTTGATCGATCCGGTCACCAGCCCGTTCTGACGCTGGCGGGTAGAAAAGTGCTTTCTCACGTACAGGCCATCTTATCCGCCAGTGAGGAGCTGGATGAGCTGGCGATCCGTTTGGCCGACCATATCGAACCCCGTCTGACGTTTGTACTGTCCGATATCTGGCAGGCCACCCATTACGAACCCGTGATTCAGCGTTTTGCACACAACTTTCCCGATATTGAATTTGAATGTCTGGTTGCGGAAGGCGATGACGTCATCGATCTACTACAGATGGATCGCGCACATGTCGGGCTACTGCGCGCCCAAACGGATTACCCGCCCGATATCGCCGCCGCACGTTTGCAGGTTAAGACCGAAATGGCCGTCTTCGTGTCAGCCGCCCATCCACTCGCGACTGAGAAAACCGTCACCCGTAGTCAACTCGCGACGATCCGTCAGCTTTATCTCAATACCTATAAACGCAGTGACCGGCCGCAGCCGGAAGGGATCGTCTGGTCTGCGCCGTCCTACCTTATGCTATTGGAAATGGCGCAGCAGGGGCACGGCTGGAGCATTCTACCGCGCTGGCTGGTGGCACAATATGACCGACAAAAACTGGTAGAACTGCCCGTTGCAGGCTGGCCACAGTGGATTGACGTCGATGTCGTCTGGTCTAAACCCCATCCACCCGGTCCTGCTGGGCTGTGGATGATCGACAATCTCCTTGCTCAGCAAGAGAGTACACCGTCGTAG
- the norW gene encoding NADH:flavorubredoxin reductase NorW — MKDIVIIGAGFAARQLIRQLRKLDAHSPIRLIAADSGDEYNKPDLSHVMSLQQHADDLTKMHATAFAEENRITLLANTRVTAIDRHAQQVVCGTDRYDYHKLVFATGASAIVPLIPGREHMLTLNSQQEYRIHETRLWQAERVLVLGAGLIGTELAMDLSRAGKRVTLVDCASNILSALMPPEVSARLQFTLTQQGVSLQLNTTVQQLEKTETGVQAIFTDGRTVEVDEIISAIGLQANMQLAKAADLAVRKGIQTNAQLQTTDPQIYALGDCAEIGGKLLPFLQPIQLSAITLAKNLLGASEALTLPPMLVKIKTPLFPLQMAGDTTGDDLHWQQEWNEQGMVAKALDDQQRLRAFVVGGERMKEAFPLLRQLSTISSTTA, encoded by the coding sequence ATGAAAGATATCGTGATTATTGGCGCGGGCTTTGCCGCCCGCCAACTCATCCGGCAGTTGCGTAAACTGGATGCTCACAGCCCTATCCGCCTGATCGCCGCCGACAGCGGCGATGAGTACAACAAACCGGATTTAAGCCATGTGATGAGCCTGCAACAGCACGCCGACGATCTGACCAAAATGCACGCCACCGCGTTTGCCGAAGAAAACCGTATTACGCTGCTGGCTAATACGCGCGTTACCGCGATTGATCGCCATGCACAGCAAGTCGTCTGCGGCACAGATCGTTACGATTACCACAAGCTGGTATTCGCGACCGGGGCCAGCGCCATCGTGCCACTGATTCCGGGGCGCGAACACATGCTGACGCTCAATAGCCAGCAGGAATACCGCATCCACGAAACTCGACTCTGGCAGGCCGAACGCGTGCTGGTGCTCGGTGCCGGGCTCATCGGCACTGAACTGGCGATGGATTTGAGTCGCGCCGGAAAGCGGGTCACACTGGTTGACTGCGCCAGTAACATTCTGTCCGCATTGATGCCGCCTGAAGTCAGCGCACGCCTGCAATTCACCCTGACGCAGCAAGGCGTTTCACTGCAGTTGAATACGACGGTGCAGCAACTGGAAAAAACCGAAACTGGTGTGCAGGCGATATTTACCGATGGTCGCACGGTCGAAGTGGACGAGATCATCTCTGCAATCGGTTTGCAGGCCAATATGCAACTGGCGAAAGCGGCAGATTTGGCGGTGCGGAAAGGCATCCAGACCAATGCACAGTTGCAGACCACCGATCCGCAGATTTATGCGCTGGGTGACTGTGCGGAAATTGGCGGTAAGCTGCTGCCTTTCCTGCAACCGATTCAACTCAGCGCTATCACGCTGGCGAAAAACCTACTAGGTGCCAGCGAAGCGCTGACGCTGCCACCGATGCTGGTTAAAATCAAGACGCCGCTGTTCCCTCTACAGATGGCTGGCGATACCACTGGCGACGATTTGCACTGGCAGCAGGAATGGAACGAGCAGGGGATGGTGGCAAAAGCGCTGGATGACCAACAAAGGCTGCGTGCCTTTGTGGTCGGCGGTGAGCGGATGAAAGAGGCATTTCCGCTGCTGCGACAGCTTTCCACGATAAGTTCAACCACAGCCTGA
- the fumA gene encoding class I fumarate hydratase FumA: MSNKPFYYQDPFPLSKDDTEYRLLSSDFVSVAQFEGQDILKVEPAALTLLAQQAFHDASFMLRPAHQQQVADILHDPEASENDKYVALQFLRNSEISAKGILPTCQDTGTAIIVGKKGQNVWTGSNDAEALSKGVYNTFIEDNLRYSQNAALDMYKEVNTGTNLPAQIDLYSTEGEDYKFLFVTKGGGSANKTYLYQETKALLTPGKLKSFLIEKMRSLGTAACPPYHIAFVIGGTSAETTLKTVKLASTKYYDELPTEGNEHGQAFRDVALEQEILEAARDLGLGAQFGGKYFAHDVRIIRLPRHGASCPVGMGVSCSADRNIKGKINRKGVWLEQLEQNPGKYIPEHLRETGEGDAVKIDLNRPMAEILKTLSQYPVSTRLSLTGTIIVGRDIAHAKLKERLDNGEGLPQYIKDHPIYYAGPAKTPEGYPSGSLGPTTAGRMDSYVDLLQANGGSMVMLAKGNRSQQVTDACHKHGGFYLGSIGGPAAILAQNSIKSLTCVEYPELGMEAIWKIEVEDFPAFILVDDKGNDFFQVIQSATCVKCG; this comes from the coding sequence ATGTCGAATAAACCCTTCTATTACCAAGATCCTTTTCCACTAAGTAAAGATGACACCGAATATCGCCTGCTGAGCAGCGATTTTGTCTCTGTCGCGCAATTTGAAGGTCAGGACATCCTGAAAGTCGAGCCAGCGGCGTTGACCCTTCTTGCCCAACAAGCCTTCCACGATGCGTCTTTCATGCTCCGCCCCGCTCACCAGCAGCAAGTTGCCGATATTCTTCACGACCCGGAAGCGAGCGAAAACGATAAATACGTTGCTCTGCAATTCCTGCGCAACTCCGAAATTTCCGCCAAGGGCATCCTGCCGACCTGTCAGGATACCGGTACGGCAATCATCGTGGGTAAAAAAGGTCAGAACGTCTGGACTGGCAGCAACGATGCCGAAGCGCTGTCCAAGGGCGTATACAACACGTTCATTGAAGACAACCTGCGTTACTCACAAAACGCCGCGTTGGATATGTATAAAGAGGTCAATACTGGCACCAACCTGCCCGCGCAGATTGATCTTTACAGCACCGAGGGCGAAGACTATAAATTCCTGTTCGTCACCAAAGGCGGCGGTTCTGCCAACAAAACCTACCTGTATCAGGAAACCAAAGCGCTGCTGACGCCGGGTAAATTGAAGAGCTTCCTGATCGAGAAAATGCGTTCACTGGGCACTGCGGCCTGCCCGCCGTACCACATCGCGTTTGTCATTGGTGGCACTTCGGCGGAAACCACGTTGAAAACGGTGAAGCTGGCTTCGACCAAGTACTACGACGAACTGCCAACGGAAGGTAATGAACACGGCCAGGCGTTCCGCGATGTGGCACTGGAACAGGAAATTCTGGAAGCGGCGCGCGATCTGGGTCTGGGCGCGCAGTTCGGCGGTAAATATTTCGCGCATGACGTGCGGATTATCCGCCTGCCGCGCCACGGCGCATCGTGTCCGGTCGGCATGGGCGTGTCCTGTTCCGCTGACCGCAACATCAAAGGCAAGATCAACCGCAAAGGCGTCTGGCTGGAGCAGTTAGAGCAGAATCCGGGCAAATATATTCCTGAGCACCTGCGTGAAACGGGCGAAGGCGATGCGGTTAAAATCGATCTGAACCGCCCGATGGCCGAGATCCTGAAGACGCTATCGCAGTATCCGGTATCTACCCGCCTTTCCCTGACGGGCACCATCATCGTGGGCCGTGATATTGCTCACGCCAAGTTGAAGGAGCGTCTGGATAACGGCGAAGGCCTGCCGCAGTACATCAAAGATCACCCGATCTACTACGCCGGCCCGGCGAAAACGCCGGAAGGTTACCCATCGGGTTCATTAGGCCCAACCACCGCAGGCCGCATGGATTCCTACGTTGATTTGCTGCAAGCTAACGGCGGCAGCATGGTCATGCTGGCGAAAGGCAACCGCAGCCAACAGGTGACCGACGCGTGCCATAAACACGGCGGTTTCTACCTCGGCAGCATCGGCGGCCCGGCAGCGATTCTGGCGCAGAACAGCATCAAGAGCCTGACCTGCGTGGAATATCCGGAGCTGGGAATGGAAGCCATCTGGAAAATCGAAGTCGAAGATTTCCCTGCTTTTATTCTGGTCGATGATAAAGGCAACGATTTCTTCCAGGTGATTCAGAGCGCCACGTGCGTGAAATGTGGCTAA